Proteins from a single region of Pseudomonas ekonensis:
- a CDS encoding heavy metal response regulator transcription factor — MRVLIIEDEEKTADYLHRGLTEQGYTVDLARDGIEGLHLALEGDYAVIVLDVMLPGLDGFGVLRALRARKQTPVIMLTARERVEDRIKGLRDGADDYLGKPFSFLELVARLQALTRRSGGHEPVQVSIADLWIDLISRKATRAGTRLDLTAKEFSLLSVLARRQGEILSKTAIAEMVWDINFDSDANVVEVAIKRLRAKLDGPFDEKLLHTIRGMGYVLESRGVQ; from the coding sequence ATGCGCGTCCTGATTATCGAAGACGAAGAAAAAACCGCGGACTACCTGCACCGCGGCCTGACGGAACAGGGCTACACCGTGGACCTGGCCCGCGACGGCATCGAGGGCCTGCACCTGGCGCTGGAAGGCGACTACGCGGTGATCGTGCTCGACGTCATGCTGCCGGGCCTGGACGGCTTCGGCGTGCTGCGCGCGCTGCGGGCACGCAAGCAGACGCCGGTGATCATGCTCACCGCCCGGGAACGGGTCGAGGACCGGATCAAGGGCCTGCGCGACGGCGCCGACGATTACCTCGGCAAGCCGTTCTCGTTCCTGGAGCTGGTGGCGCGCCTGCAAGCCCTGACCCGGCGCAGCGGCGGCCACGAGCCGGTGCAGGTGAGCATCGCCGACCTGTGGATCGACCTGATCAGCCGCAAGGCCACCCGCGCCGGCACCCGCCTGGACCTGACCGCCAAGGAGTTCTCGCTGCTCAGTGTCCTGGCCCGGCGCCAGGGCGAGATCCTGTCCAAGACCGCCATCGCCGAGATGGTCTGGGACATCAATTTCGACAGCGACGCCAACGTCGTCGAGGTCGCGATCAAGCGCCTGCGGGCCAAGCTCGACGGCCCGTTCGACGAGAAATTGCTGCACACCATCCGCGGCATGGGGTATGTGCTGGAGAGCCGCGGTGTCCAGTAA
- a CDS encoding multidrug efflux RND transporter permease subunit, whose translation MSVRGGMSGWCIDHPVATILLTFALVLVGAIAFPRLPIAPLPEAEFPTIQVSAQLPGASPDTMASSVATPLEVQFSAIPGMTQMTSSSALGSSLLTLQFTLDKSIDTAAQEVQAAINTAAGKLPKDMPTLPTWKKVNPADSPVLILSVSSTQMPGTELSDLVETLLARQISQIDGVGQINITGQQRPAIRVQASADKLAAIGLTLADIRLAIQQTSLNLAKGALYGESSISTLSTNDQLFHPEEYSQLIVSYKDGAPVHLKDVAKVVNGSEDAYVQAWAGDQPGVNLVISRQPGANIVETVDRIQAALPALEAMLPASVQVKVLIDRTQTIRASLHEVEITLMIAILLVVAVMALFLRQLSATLIVSAVLGVSLTASFALMYLLGFSLNNLTLVAIVVAVGFVVDDAIVVVENIHRHLEAGDDMREAAIKGAGEIGFTVVSISFSLVAAFIPLLFMGGVVGRLFKEFALTATSTIMISVLVSLTLAPTLAALFMRRPTHHAHDKPGFSERLLAGYEKGLRHALAHQKLMLGVFGLSLALAIGGYIFIPKGFFPVQDTGFVLGTTEAAADISYGDMVKKHLAMAEIVAADPAVQAFSHSVGVSGSNQTIANGRFWIALKKRGDRDVSASQFIDRIRPKLMKVPGIVLYLRAGQDINLSSGPSRAQYQYVLKSNDGATLATWTQRLTEKLRSNPAFRDISNDLQLGGSITHISIDRSAAARFGLTASDVDEALYDAFGQRQINEFQTQVNQYNVILELDTRQRGKAESLNYFYLRSPLSGEMVPLSALARFDPPTVGPLSIAHDGMFPAANLSFNLAPGVALGDAVILLNQAKAEIGMPTAISGNFQGAAQAFQSSLKSQPWLILAALVAVYIILGVLYESFVHPLTIISTLPAAGLGAVIMLWLCGQDFSIMALIGLVLLIGIVKKNGILMIDFALEAQRNRGLAPQEAIFEACLTRFRPIMMTTLAALLGALPLMLGYGTGAELRQPLGIAVVGGLLVSQALTLFTTPVIYLWLERLFHRPAPAPAAALATTD comes from the coding sequence ATGAGCGTGCGCGGCGGGATGTCCGGGTGGTGCATCGATCACCCGGTGGCGACGATTCTCCTGACGTTCGCGCTGGTGCTGGTGGGGGCGATTGCCTTCCCGCGCTTGCCGATCGCCCCACTGCCGGAAGCGGAATTTCCGACGATCCAGGTGTCCGCGCAATTGCCCGGCGCCAGCCCCGACACCATGGCGTCGTCGGTGGCCACGCCGCTGGAGGTGCAGTTCAGCGCCATTCCCGGCATGACCCAGATGACCTCCAGCAGTGCCTTGGGCTCCAGCCTGCTGACCTTGCAGTTCACCCTCGACAAGAGCATCGACACCGCCGCCCAGGAAGTGCAGGCCGCGATCAACACCGCCGCCGGCAAACTGCCCAAGGACATGCCGACGCTGCCGACCTGGAAGAAGGTCAACCCGGCCGACAGCCCGGTGCTGATCCTCAGCGTCAGTTCGACGCAGATGCCCGGCACCGAACTGAGCGACCTGGTGGAAACCCTGCTGGCCCGCCAGATCAGCCAGATCGACGGCGTCGGCCAGATCAACATCACCGGCCAGCAGCGCCCGGCCATCCGCGTGCAGGCGTCCGCCGACAAACTGGCGGCCATCGGCCTGACCCTGGCCGACATCCGCCTGGCGATCCAGCAGACCAGCCTCAACCTGGCCAAGGGTGCGCTGTACGGCGAGTCGAGCATTTCCACGCTGTCGACCAACGATCAGCTGTTCCATCCCGAGGAGTACAGCCAGCTCATCGTTTCCTACAAGGACGGCGCCCCGGTTCACCTCAAGGATGTCGCCAAAGTCGTCAACGGTTCGGAAGATGCCTACGTGCAGGCCTGGGCCGGCGACCAGCCGGGGGTGAACCTGGTGATCTCCCGCCAGCCGGGGGCCAACATCGTCGAGACGGTGGACCGGATCCAGGCGGCCCTCCCCGCCCTGGAGGCCATGCTGCCGGCCTCGGTGCAGGTCAAGGTGCTGATCGACCGCACCCAGACCATCCGCGCCTCGCTGCATGAGGTCGAGATCACGCTGATGATCGCGATTCTGCTGGTGGTGGCGGTGATGGCGCTGTTCTTGCGCCAACTGTCGGCGACGCTGATCGTGTCGGCGGTGCTCGGCGTGTCGCTGACCGCCAGTTTCGCCCTGATGTACCTGCTGGGCTTCAGCCTGAACAACCTGACCCTGGTGGCGATCGTGGTGGCCGTGGGGTTTGTGGTGGACGACGCGATTGTGGTGGTGGAGAACATCCACCGTCACCTGGAGGCCGGCGACGACATGCGCGAGGCCGCGATCAAAGGGGCCGGCGAGATCGGCTTCACCGTGGTGTCGATCAGTTTCTCCCTGGTGGCGGCGTTCATTCCGCTGCTGTTCATGGGCGGCGTGGTCGGCCGGCTGTTCAAGGAATTCGCCCTGACCGCCACTTCGACCATCATGATTTCGGTGCTGGTGTCGCTGACCCTGGCGCCGACCCTCGCGGCCCTGTTCATGCGCCGGCCCACGCACCACGCCCACGACAAGCCGGGCTTCAGCGAACGCCTGCTGGCCGGGTACGAAAAAGGCCTGCGCCATGCCCTGGCCCACCAGAAACTGATGCTCGGCGTGTTCGGCCTGTCCCTGGCGCTGGCCATCGGCGGCTACATCTTCATCCCCAAGGGCTTCTTCCCGGTGCAGGACACCGGTTTCGTCCTCGGCACCACCGAGGCGGCCGCGGACATTTCCTACGGCGACATGGTGAAAAAGCACCTGGCCATGGCCGAAATCGTCGCCGCCGACCCTGCCGTGCAGGCGTTTTCCCACTCGGTCGGGGTCTCCGGCAGCAACCAGACCATCGCCAACGGCCGCTTCTGGATCGCCCTGAAGAAGCGCGGCGACCGCGACGTCAGCGCCAGCCAGTTCATCGACCGGATCCGGCCCAAACTGATGAAAGTGCCGGGCATCGTCCTCTACCTGCGCGCCGGGCAAGACATCAACCTCAGCTCCGGCCCGAGCCGTGCGCAGTACCAATACGTGCTCAAGAGCAACGACGGTGCGACCCTGGCCACCTGGACCCAGCGCCTGACCGAGAAACTGCGCAGCAACCCGGCGTTCCGCGACATCTCCAACGACCTGCAGCTGGGCGGCAGCATCACCCACATCAGCATCGACCGCAGCGCCGCCGCACGATTCGGCCTGACCGCCAGCGATGTCGACGAAGCGCTGTACGACGCCTTCGGCCAGCGGCAGATCAACGAGTTCCAGACCCAGGTCAACCAGTACAACGTGATTCTGGAGCTGGACACCCGACAGCGCGGCAAGGCCGAAAGCCTCAACTACTTCTACCTGCGCTCGCCGCTGAGCGGGGAAATGGTGCCGCTGTCGGCGCTGGCCCGGTTCGACCCGCCCACGGTCGGCCCGCTGTCCATCGCCCACGACGGCATGTTCCCGGCCGCCAACCTGTCGTTCAACCTGGCGCCCGGCGTGGCCCTGGGCGATGCGGTGATCCTGCTCAACCAGGCCAAGGCCGAGATCGGCATGCCCACGGCCATCAGCGGCAATTTCCAGGGCGCGGCCCAGGCGTTCCAGAGTTCGCTCAAGAGCCAGCCGTGGCTGATCCTGGCGGCGCTGGTGGCGGTGTACATCATCCTGGGCGTGCTCTACGAGAGCTTCGTGCACCCGCTGACGATCATCTCGACCTTGCCGGCGGCGGGCCTCGGTGCGGTGATCATGCTGTGGCTGTGCGGCCAGGACTTCTCGATCATGGCGCTGATCGGCCTGGTGCTGCTGATCGGCATCGTGAAGAAGAACGGCATCCTGATGATCGACTTTGCCCTGGAGGCCCAACGCAACCGCGGACTGGCGCCGCAGGAGGCGATTTTCGAGGCCTGCCTGACGCGGTTCCGGCCCATCATGATGACCACCCTCGCCGCCCTGCTCGGCGCCCTGCCGCTGATGCTCGGCTACGGCACCGGCGCCGAGCTGCGCCAGCCGCTGGGCATCGCGGTGGTCGGCGGCCTGCTGGTGAGCCAGGCCCTGACGCTGTTCACCACGCCGGTCATATACTTGTGGCTCGAGCGGCTATTCCATCGACCTGCACCGGCGCCCGCCGCGGCGCTGGCGACCACAGACTGA
- a CDS encoding sensor domain-containing diguanylate cyclase yields MIASRTPPASGKTGRSVPLLILGSLLTVVAIVCIVTFLLIREHANAQESATRSATTIAQLIDADVLRTVELYDLTLQGLIAAAQREDLKHVSPQIRHMALFDRSTAARFKGDILLLDKHGEVVADSSRVEPKPGNFADRDYFLAHAFNRDAGLFISRPFKTRCDCEEADQWRISFSRRMSSDTGEFIGVAVASMKLDYFDQLFNSLDIGVDSTLNIISSDGLLLAQKPYLQSDSIGKSFANRPNVIRILGDSGGNGSFNSISSMDRRQRLYTYSRVGNLPLTVIVALSSDAVFGAWQRTAILISGATGVLCAGLLWLTWLLARELRLRHQAERELAQLAATDALTGVANRRLLDQSLRHEWFRAQRSGKPLSVLMIDADRFKAFNDRHGHQAGDRALQELARVVSANVRRPADLVARYGGEEFSVILAETDSAGARQIAEHIRAAVEQLPRMDGDEAPMTVSIGVSTWTTAMDLSLEQLLFTADKALYQAKEGGRNRVVVA; encoded by the coding sequence ATGATCGCAAGCCGCACCCCACCTGCTTCGGGCAAGACCGGACGTTCCGTGCCGCTGCTGATTCTCGGCAGCCTGCTGACCGTCGTCGCGATCGTGTGCATCGTCACCTTCCTGCTGATCCGCGAGCACGCCAACGCCCAGGAATCGGCCACCCGCAGCGCCACCACCATCGCCCAACTGATCGACGCCGATGTGCTGCGCACCGTCGAGCTGTACGACCTGACCCTGCAAGGCCTGATCGCCGCGGCCCAGCGCGAGGACCTCAAGCACGTGTCGCCGCAGATCCGCCACATGGCGCTGTTCGACCGCTCCACCGCTGCGCGCTTCAAGGGCGACATCCTGCTGCTCGACAAGCACGGCGAGGTGGTGGCCGACTCCTCCCGGGTCGAGCCGAAACCGGGTAACTTCGCCGACCGCGACTACTTCCTGGCCCATGCCTTCAACCGCGACGCGGGCCTGTTCATCAGCCGTCCGTTCAAGACCCGCTGCGACTGCGAGGAGGCCGACCAATGGCGGATCAGCTTCAGCCGGCGCATGTCCTCGGACACCGGCGAATTCATCGGCGTGGCGGTGGCGTCGATGAAGCTCGATTACTTCGACCAGCTGTTCAACAGCCTCGACATCGGCGTCGACAGCACCCTGAACATCATCAGCAGCGACGGCCTGCTGCTGGCGCAGAAGCCTTACCTGCAAAGCGACTCCATCGGCAAGAGCTTCGCCAACCGGCCCAACGTGATCCGGATCCTCGGCGACAGCGGCGGCAACGGCAGCTTCAACAGCATTTCCAGCATGGACCGGCGGCAGCGGCTGTACACCTATTCCCGGGTCGGCAACCTGCCGCTGACGGTGATCGTCGCCCTGTCCAGCGATGCGGTGTTCGGTGCCTGGCAACGCACGGCGATCCTGATCAGCGGCGCCACCGGCGTGCTCTGCGCCGGCCTGCTGTGGCTGACCTGGCTGCTGGCCCGGGAACTGCGCCTGCGCCATCAGGCCGAACGGGAGCTGGCGCAGCTGGCGGCCACCGATGCCCTCACCGGCGTGGCCAACCGGCGCCTGCTCGACCAGTCGCTGCGCCACGAGTGGTTCCGCGCACAGCGCTCGGGCAAGCCGCTGTCGGTGCTGATGATCGACGCCGACCGCTTCAAGGCCTTCAACGACCGCCACGGGCACCAGGCCGGAGACCGTGCGTTGCAGGAGCTGGCCCGGGTGGTCAGCGCGAACGTGCGGCGCCCGGCGGATCTGGTGGCCCGCTATGGCGGCGAAGAGTTTTCGGTGATCCTCGCCGAGACCGACAGCGCCGGCGCCCGCCAGATCGCCGAGCACATCCGCGCGGCGGTGGAGCAGTTGCCCCGCATGGACGGCGACGAGGCGCCGATGACCGTGAGCATCGGCGTCAGCACCTGGACGACGGCAATGGACTTAAGCCTTGAGCAACTGCTGTTTACGGCGGACAAGGCGCTGTATCAGGCCAAGGAAGGTGGGCGCAACCGGGTGGTGGTGGCTTGA
- the lpxC gene encoding UDP-3-O-acyl-N-acetylglucosamine deacetylase encodes MIKQRTLKNIIRATGVGLHSGEKVYLTLKPAPIDTGIVFRRADLDPVVEIPARAANVGETTMSTTLVNGDVKVDTVEHLLSAMAGLGIDNAYVELSASEVPIMDGSAGPFVFLIQSAGLEEQDAAKKFIRILREVTVEDGDKRATFVPFDGFKVSFEIDFDHPVFRDRTQSASVDFSSTSFVKEVSRARTFGFMSDIEYLRKHNLALGGSVENAIVVDADGVLNEDGLRYEDEFVKHKILDAIGDLYLLGNSLIGEFKGFKSGHALNNQLLRKLIEQTDAWEVVTFEDASTAPISYMRPVAAV; translated from the coding sequence ATGATTAAACAACGCACACTGAAAAACATTATCCGTGCCACCGGTGTTGGCCTGCACTCCGGCGAGAAGGTCTACCTGACCCTCAAGCCTGCGCCGATCGACACCGGGATCGTCTTCCGTCGTGCCGACCTCGACCCAGTCGTCGAGATCCCGGCCCGCGCCGCCAACGTCGGCGAGACAACCATGTCGACGACGCTGGTCAACGGTGACGTGAAGGTGGACACGGTGGAGCACTTGCTCTCGGCCATGGCTGGCCTGGGCATCGATAACGCCTACGTCGAGCTCTCCGCGTCCGAAGTCCCGATCATGGATGGCAGCGCCGGACCTTTCGTATTCCTGATTCAGTCGGCTGGCCTGGAAGAGCAGGATGCCGCCAAGAAGTTCATCCGCATCCTGCGGGAAGTGACCGTGGAAGACGGCGACAAGCGCGCCACTTTCGTCCCTTTCGACGGGTTCAAGGTGAGCTTCGAGATCGATTTCGATCACCCGGTTTTCCGCGACCGCACCCAAAGTGCAAGCGTGGACTTCTCCAGCACGTCGTTCGTGAAGGAAGTCAGCCGCGCCCGCACCTTCGGTTTCATGAGTGACATCGAGTACCTGCGCAAGCACAACCTCGCACTCGGCGGCAGCGTGGAAAACGCGATCGTGGTCGATGCCGATGGCGTGCTGAACGAAGACGGCCTTCGCTACGAAGACGAGTTCGTGAAGCACAAGATCCTCGATGCGATCGGCGACCTCTACCTGCTGGGCAACAGCCTGATCGGTGAGTTCAAGGGCTTCAAGTCCGGTCACGCACTGAACAACCAGCTGCTGCGCAAGTTGATTGAGCAGACAGATGCCTGGGAAGTCGTGACGTTCGAAGACGCCAGCACCGCTCCGATCTCTTACATGCGCCCGGTTGCGGCGGTGTAA
- a CDS encoding OprD family porin translates to MRYPVRFTPLFIAVAATIAPAAHAAEPEKTGFIEGSSLNLNARNYYMNRNRLQQADDNIEWGQGLLGKFESGYTEGTVGFGVDAHAMLGLKLDGGGGTDNSSILPVSDGSGKAPGSFSTAGGTLKMRAFDTELKAGDLFLTNPVIAGGESRMLPQTFRGLSLTNRSFDGWLIEGGQASFTKPYNQSGHKRIGTSYGSLPDGDESRHLNWAGVAWSGVEGLTSSLYASELKDIWNQYYYDLDYTWALNDQVSLNPGLHYYHTQDTGEALLGDIDNNTWSVHFTVGIGSHSLTAAYQRVNGNTPFDYISQGDSIYLDNSQQYSDFNGPNERSWKLKYAYDFAGVGLPGLTSAVSYSRGTLDLTKTDPDSPGYAAWYSAEGRNAKHRERDIDLKYVVQSGQAKDLAVRLQWATNRGGNGYGALDSDTDEYRVIIDYPINVF, encoded by the coding sequence GTGCGTTACCCAGTCCGTTTCACCCCGCTGTTCATTGCAGTCGCCGCAACGATTGCCCCGGCAGCCCATGCCGCCGAACCCGAGAAGACAGGCTTCATCGAAGGTTCGAGCCTCAACCTCAACGCCCGCAACTACTACATGAACCGCAACCGCCTGCAGCAGGCGGATGACAACATCGAGTGGGGCCAGGGCTTGCTCGGCAAGTTCGAGTCCGGCTACACCGAGGGCACCGTCGGCTTCGGCGTCGACGCCCACGCCATGCTTGGCCTGAAGCTCGACGGCGGCGGCGGCACCGACAACTCCAGCATCCTGCCGGTGAGCGACGGCAGCGGCAAAGCGCCGGGCTCGTTCTCCACGGCCGGCGGCACCCTGAAAATGCGCGCGTTCGACACCGAGCTCAAGGCCGGCGACCTGTTCCTCACCAACCCGGTGATCGCCGGCGGCGAGAGCCGCATGCTGCCCCAGACGTTCCGCGGCCTGAGCCTGACCAACCGCAGCTTCGACGGCTGGCTGATCGAAGGCGGCCAGGCCAGCTTCACCAAGCCCTACAACCAGAGCGGGCACAAGCGCATCGGCACCTCCTACGGCAGCCTCCCCGACGGCGACGAAAGCCGTCACCTGAACTGGGCCGGCGTGGCCTGGAGCGGCGTCGAAGGCCTGACCAGCAGCCTGTACGCCTCCGAACTCAAGGACATCTGGAACCAGTACTACTACGACCTGGACTACACCTGGGCGCTGAACGATCAGGTCAGCCTCAACCCCGGCCTGCACTACTACCACACCCAGGACACCGGCGAGGCCCTGCTGGGCGACATCGACAACAACACCTGGAGCGTGCACTTCACGGTCGGCATCGGCAGCCACAGCCTCACCGCCGCCTACCAGCGGGTCAACGGCAACACGCCGTTCGACTACATCAGCCAAGGCGACAGCATCTACCTGGACAACTCCCAGCAGTACTCGGACTTCAACGGCCCGAACGAACGCTCGTGGAAGCTCAAGTACGCCTACGACTTCGCAGGCGTCGGCCTGCCGGGCCTGACCTCGGCGGTGTCCTACTCGCGCGGCACCCTGGACCTGACCAAGACCGATCCGGACAGCCCCGGCTACGCCGCGTGGTACAGCGCCGAGGGCCGCAACGCCAAGCACCGGGAACGCGACATCGACCTCAAGTACGTGGTGCAGAGCGGCCAGGCCAAAGACCTGGCGGTGCGCCTGCAATGGGCGACCAACCGCGGCGGCAACGGCTACGGCGCGCTGGACTCGGACACCGATGAATACCGCGTGATCATCGACTACCCGATCAACGTCTTCTAA
- the ftsZ gene encoding cell division protein FtsZ, whose product MFELVDNIPASPVIKVIGVGGGGGNAVNHMVKSNIEGVEFICANTDAQALKNIGARTILQLGTGVTKGLGAGANPEVGRQAALEDRERIAEVLAGTNMVFITTGMGGGTGTGAAPIIAEVAKEMGILTVAVVTRPFPFEGRKRMQIADEGIRMLSESVDSLITIPNEKLLTILGKDASLLSAFAKADDVLAGAVRGISDIIKRPGMINVDFADVRTVMSEMGMAMMGTGCASGPNRAREATEAAIRNPLLEDVNLQGARGILVNITAGPDLSLGEYSDVGSIIEAFASEHAMVKVGTVIDPDMRDELHVTVVATGLGAKIEKPVKVIDNTVHTTMAAAPVQPQQAPARQEQPAVNYRDLDRPTVMRNQAQAGAATAAKMNPQDDLDYLDIPAFLRRQAD is encoded by the coding sequence ATGTTCGAACTCGTAGACAACATCCCCGCAAGCCCGGTGATCAAGGTTATCGGTGTGGGCGGTGGCGGCGGCAACGCCGTCAATCACATGGTCAAGAGCAACATCGAAGGCGTCGAGTTCATCTGCGCCAACACCGATGCCCAGGCCCTGAAGAACATCGGTGCACGCACCATCCTGCAACTGGGCACCGGCGTGACCAAGGGCCTGGGTGCGGGCGCCAACCCGGAAGTCGGCCGTCAGGCCGCGCTGGAAGACCGCGAGCGCATCGCTGAAGTCCTGGCCGGCACCAACATGGTGTTCATCACCACCGGCATGGGCGGCGGCACCGGTACCGGTGCGGCGCCGATCATCGCCGAAGTGGCCAAGGAAATGGGCATCCTGACCGTTGCGGTCGTGACCCGTCCGTTCCCGTTCGAAGGCCGCAAGCGCATGCAGATCGCCGACGAAGGCATCCGCATGCTGTCCGAAAGCGTCGACTCGCTGATCACCATCCCGAACGAGAAGCTGCTGACCATCCTGGGCAAGGACGCCAGCCTGCTGTCCGCCTTCGCCAAGGCCGACGACGTGCTGGCCGGCGCCGTGCGCGGCATCTCCGACATCATCAAGCGTCCGGGCATGATCAACGTCGACTTCGCCGACGTGCGCACCGTGATGAGCGAAATGGGCATGGCGATGATGGGCACCGGCTGCGCCAGCGGTCCGAACCGTGCTCGCGAAGCCACCGAAGCGGCCATCCGCAACCCGCTGCTCGAAGACGTGAACCTGCAGGGCGCACGCGGCATCCTGGTGAACATCACCGCAGGCCCCGACCTGTCCCTGGGCGAGTACTCCGACGTGGGTTCGATCATCGAAGCCTTCGCGTCCGAGCACGCGATGGTCAAGGTCGGCACCGTGATCGATCCGGACATGCGCGACGAGCTGCACGTGACTGTGGTCGCCACCGGTCTGGGCGCCAAGATCGAGAAGCCTGTGAAGGTCATCGACAACACCGTCCACACCACCATGGCCGCCGCCCCGGTGCAGCCGCAGCAGGCCCCTGCACGTCAGGAGCAGCCAGCGGTGAACTACCGTGACCTGGACCGTCCGACCGTCATGCGCAACCAGGCCCAGGCCGGTGCTGCGACTGCCGCGAAGATGAATCCGCAAGATGACCTGGACTACCTGGACATCCCGGCTTTCCTGCGTCGTCAGGCCGATTGA
- a CDS encoding heavy metal sensor histidine kinase: MSSNSIALRLSGLFTLVALLVFLLIGGALYQQVDKGLGLLPEAELDARYSVLESALNRFGTPEHWVKINAKLNLLGEEDKRIRFWVVSGDPGYEYGSPDALIRAFAQGPLGMRDLQLPGHAYPLKVLLTELPAKDQRPPLRFMIGIDTETFHETQHRLLIALVSLAAVGVLLASALGYWVARIGLKPLIKLSQEAQRLAPPLRAGRLRLSPLPPELAQFVSSFNSTLERVEQAYSRLESFNADVAHELRSPLTNLIGQTQVALTRGRSAEHYFEVLQSNLEELERLRSIINDMLFLASADQGSKATKLTQTSLADEVATTLEYLDFILEDAQVQVQVSGDAQVRIEIAHLRRALINLLSNAVQHTAPGQVIEVHIEVQDHQVSIGVANPGSPIAGEHLPRLFERFYRVDASRSNSGNNHGLGLAIVKAIALMHGGDVFVQSDRGMNTFGMHLPV, from the coding sequence GTGTCCAGTAACTCGATTGCCCTGCGCCTGAGCGGCCTGTTCACCCTGGTGGCGCTGCTGGTGTTCCTGCTGATCGGCGGCGCGCTGTACCAGCAGGTGGACAAGGGCCTGGGCCTTTTGCCGGAAGCCGAGCTCGACGCGCGCTACAGCGTGCTGGAGTCGGCGCTCAACCGCTTCGGCACGCCCGAGCACTGGGTGAAGATCAACGCCAAGCTCAACCTGCTCGGCGAAGAGGACAAGCGCATCCGCTTCTGGGTGGTCAGCGGTGATCCGGGTTATGAGTACGGCAGCCCGGACGCCTTGATCCGCGCCTTCGCCCAAGGGCCCTTGGGCATGCGCGACCTGCAGCTGCCCGGCCACGCCTACCCGCTGAAGGTGCTGCTGACCGAATTGCCGGCCAAGGATCAGCGCCCGCCCTTGCGCTTCATGATCGGCATCGACACCGAGACCTTCCACGAGACCCAGCACCGCTTGCTGATCGCCCTGGTCAGCCTGGCGGCCGTCGGCGTGCTGCTGGCCTCGGCGCTGGGCTACTGGGTGGCGCGGATCGGCCTCAAGCCGTTGATCAAACTGTCCCAGGAGGCTCAGCGGCTGGCGCCGCCCTTGCGGGCCGGGCGCTTGCGCCTGTCGCCGCTGCCGCCGGAACTGGCGCAGTTCGTCAGCTCGTTCAACTCGACCCTTGAGCGGGTCGAACAGGCGTATTCGCGGCTGGAGTCGTTCAACGCCGACGTCGCCCACGAACTGCGCTCGCCGCTGACCAACCTGATCGGCCAGACCCAGGTCGCCCTCACCCGCGGGCGCTCGGCGGAACATTACTTCGAAGTGCTGCAATCCAACCTCGAAGAGCTGGAACGGCTGCGTTCGATCATCAACGACATGCTGTTCCTGGCCAGCGCCGACCAGGGCAGCAAGGCCACCAAACTGACGCAGACCTCGCTGGCCGACGAGGTGGCCACCACCCTCGAATACCTGGACTTCATCCTCGAGGACGCCCAGGTGCAGGTGCAGGTCAGCGGTGATGCCCAGGTGCGGATCGAAATCGCCCACCTGCGCCGGGCGCTGATCAACCTGCTGAGCAATGCCGTGCAGCACACGGCGCCGGGCCAGGTGATCGAGGTGCATATCGAGGTGCAAGACCACCAGGTCAGCATCGGCGTGGCCAACCCCGGCTCGCCGATCGCCGGCGAGCACCTGCCGCGGCTGTTCGAACGCTTCTACCGGGTGGATGCCTCGCGCAGCAACAGCGGCAACAACCACGGCCTGGGGCTGGCCATCGTCAAGGCGATCGCGTTGATGCACGGCGGCGACGTGTTCGTGCAAAGCGACCGGGGAATGAATACCTTCGGCATGCACTTGCCGGTCTGA